GCTGACAGATTCCACCTAATCGAGGTCGGCGCAGGGTCGGGTTCGTTGCTCAGGTCGCTGCTCGCGTCGCTCTCGTTCGAACCGGAAGTCTGGGCAATCGAAGCATCTCCCGCGGCTCGCGAGGTTCTCACCAATCTCTCTTCTTCTCCCGGCTACCAGGCCCCGGGTGCAGAAGCGAGAGCCGGCTCCGTCTCGCTCCATGTCCTCTCTTCGATCGAGGAACTACCCGGACACCTATCGGGGGTCATCCTCGCCAACGAGCTGATCGACAATCTGCCGGTTGCGATCGCGGTGCGGACGGAGGACGGTTGGCGGGAGCGCTGGGTCGGAGCTGACAACGATGAGCTGGTCCTCGTCGATGCCGGGGCGCGCCCGGAGGTCGTCGAATGGTGCGACCGGTTCGCCGGCCCCTGTCCCGTCGACGGCTTCGTCGAGGTGCAACTCGAGGCGGCCCGCTGGTTCGAGACCGCGCTTGCGAAGCTCGACCGGGGTGCTCTCGTCCTGATCGACTACGGCGATACCGCCGAGAACCTCGAGCCGCGCCGGACCGAGGGAACCCTGCGAACCTACCGGGCTCACCACCTGGGACCGCACCCGCTCGATCAACCTGGGGCGACGGACGTCACCGTCGATGTGAACTTCACAGCACTCGAGGTGATCGGGAAAGAGTACGGCGCAGAGGTTGAGTACCACCGCCAGGATGACTTCCTTGCCTCTCTCGGCCTCCGCGAACGACTCAGCCGGCTTCGACGCGCCGAGCTCACGCTCGCCGCCTCCGGAGACCCGATGGAGCGGCTCAAGATCCGTTCCATCAAGAACGAGGTAGAGACCTTGCTTCACCCGCGCGGACTCGGCGACTTCAGGGTCCTCGTAGTCCGCGTCGGCTGACCCTCCCGGCACCCCTCTCGTGGTTCGCGCGGTTCGCAATCACGAGCGACAAGGAACTCTGAATGGGGAGAGCTAGTCACAACGAGTGTGTTCAACCCCAGGAGTGATCACACTGCTCACGTTGTTCACTCGAAGTACGGGTTCCTCGATTCGCATGAATACCGGGAGGAAGCCGGGAGCAACTCAGGAACGGTGACCAGAGTGATCAACCTCGGTGACTACGCCTCGGCACGGGCGGCACCCGGATGTGACCGGCCTCTGCGAGATCGTTGTAAGTATGGGTGCGCCGCTCGAGATGCTTCTCGGGGCGCTCGGAAGCCCCCTCCGGAGCTCGGTCTGAAACCACAACCCACATGGCGGCGCATCTGGTCGCGGCTATGAAGAGCGGCAGACAACCCACGCCCGGCGAAGGGCCGGTCCGGAACTCCGCGAAAGGATTCTCTCAAGCCAGATCCAAAGGAGCCGAAGGAGACCCTATGATCGGCCATAGGGATACCCACATGACTGTCCACATAGACATCCACACGGCAAGCACGAAGCAGAGTGGCGACCATGGGTAACGTCATCGCGTTCGCCAACGGCAAAGGGGGGGTCGGAAAGACCTCGTTTACCGCCAACTTCGCCGCTCTCGCAGCCCTCTCGGGGTGGCGGGTTCTGGCCGTGGATCTCGACCCGCAGGGCAACCTCGGCGCCGACCTCGGTTACGAGCAAACCGATGCCGGCGACGACGGACGCGAACTGATGGAGGCCTTCATGAACGGCCGTGCTCCCAGGCCCATGCCGGCGGTCCGAGAAGGTCTCGACGTCCTCGCGGGAGGGTCCCGGTTGGACGGGCTCGTCGAGGTCCTCGTTCGTGCTCCGATCTCCGACCGGCTCCATCTCGTCGGCAACCCGCTGAGAGCGATCTCGGATCGCTACGACCTGGTCGTGATCGACAGTCCTCCTACGGGAGGCGTCGTGCTCCAGGCGATCCTGGCGGCGACCTCGTTCGTGGTGGTTCCGACCCGCCGGGACCTGGCGTCGATGCAAGGCTTGACCAGGGTTGCCCGGGAGTTCGCAACGGTCCGATCTTCTGTCAATCCAGACCTGCGTCTTCTCGGGGTTCTCCTGTTCGATTTCGCGGCGCAGGACACCCGTCTGGTCGCCGAAGTGAGAACGATGCTGGAGGAGCGTCTGTCCAGGATCGCTCCGGTGTTCGGAGGCTATGTGAGAGAGGCTCGGCGCGCCTCGACCGAGATGCGCCGGCTGGGGATGCTCGCCCACGAGTATGAGGAAGCGTCCAAAGCGCCCGGTGGCGCCCGACTGCAGGGGTCGGTTTCCGGTCTCGCAGATGACTACCGGCGTCTGACCGCCGAGATTCTCTCGGCTTACGTTGCCCGCACGGCTCCGCCGGCGGCCGATCCCTGGAGCGCCGTATGAGTGACAAACTGGACTTCAGCGGGTTCGAAACCCCGGTCGAGGCGGAATCGATTCCATCACCGCCGAAGCAGGTTCCCAAACCACCCCCGTCCGCTGCTCCCCGCAAGAAGAAACCAAAGACCCAGGCGTCGCGTCGCAAACGCCGCATAAACGTGTCGCTGGAACCTGCCATAAGCCGCCGTGCGGTGAATGAGGCCGCAGCTAGGCGGCTGACCTTGTCCGACCTACTTCGATCTGCGTACCGCGATGCAGCCGGTCGCTTCGACGCAACGTGGTTCGGATCGAACCCCGAACCTTTCGCCCATCGATCCAACACCTCCTCCGGCCGTATCGTGCACATGTTGTACCTGACCGATGAAGAGGTGGGGATTCTCGATGGGCTCGCCGCCGAGTACGGCTCGTCGCGGTCGGGTGTCGTATCCGCTCTGCTGGCTGCCTCGATCGGCTGACCAACCCCGGCGGGTCGGCTGGGATTTCTCACACAAAAAGCTTCAGTGAGCAAGGTTGGACTGCCGAATAACACTGTGTGAACCGCGCGATCCGCACACCATCCCTTCGTCGTTCCGGGAGCCGTCCTCCCAAATCCCGACGCGACAGGCCGCTACTCATAACGATCGGCGCCGGTCTCATTCTGCTCCTCGTGGTCGGCGTCGTCTTCAGTGCAGCCTGGGGATCTCAGCGAATAACCAAGGCGGCTGCCGCTTTGCACAACGCCGACGAGACGCTCCGGTCGGCGACCGTCGCCAGGGCGCAGCTTGCTCTTGCAGTTCACATGGCGGCGGTTGACCGAGAGTTCGGAACGAACTCACTTGACGCTCGAAATGTCTCGCTCTCGGAAGTTCTTGCAGCTCTGTCGGACATGAACAGCGGGTTTGACGACCTGGAGACGGCGGAGGACGTGCTGCTCCCCTCAGCCGCGCGTGCCAGTGTGGAAGCGTTCAATGCGGCTGCCGGCAAGATTCACGATCTCCTTGATTCGGGCGAGTCGGTGCAGGGCCAGCTGGCTGCCGAGGAATCACTGGACCAAACCTTCCAGTCTCTGATGGGCGCTCTTGTGCAAGTTCGCAACGACCTGTTCGCGGAGATCGAGGCTTCGGACGATTTGCTGGTCACGGTGGGCGATGTGTCACGGTTCCTGGTCGCCTTCCTGATTCCGGCCGCGATCATCTTGATCTACCAACGGCTTGCGTCGCGTGCTCGTGGTCAGGCCGAGCTCGAAGCCCGTCTGGATGCCGAGCGCCGTTTGTCACAAGCGCGGGAGGAATTCATTGCGAACGCGTCGCACGAGCTGAGGACTCCGCTGACCGGTATCCACGGACTGGCGATGTTGCTCGAGGACGACCCTGTGGTTCAGTCATCTGAAGTGGCGTCCGAGTTCGTCAGGATGATCGTGTCCGAATCGGCCGATCTCGGGCGCATGGTCGAAGACCTACTGACAACGGCGCGCCTCGATGCCGGTGCGCTCACCTATTCATTCTCGGACGTGGACGTCCCGGAAGAGGTTCGGGAAGTCATCGAACCGATGCGGCGTTCCAAGCTCGAAGCGACGATCCACTGTGCTCCGGGAGTGATCCGGGCGGACCACCTGCGTTTCCGCCAGATCTTGCGCAACCTTCTATCCAATGCTCGGAAATATGGTGGGCCGAAGATCTGGGTGGAGGGATCCGTCGTCGGCCGGACCTATCAGCTGGTGGTCGCCGACAACGGGGTAGGGCTTCCGAAAGAACTCGAGGACAAGGTATTCCAGCGTTTCATCCACCAGAACGCGCAGACTGCCGTCAAGGACTCGGTCGGCCTCGGCCTTTCTATTGTGCGGGCGCTTGCCGACGGCATGTCGGGTTCCGTCGAGTACGAACGCCGTGACGGCGAGACGCGATTCATCGTTGCCATGCCGCTCGCAGACGTCGACGCCACCGGGAGCCCTTTCGACGAGTTCTTGCCCGAAGTGACCCGCCGCTGAGCAGGCCCCTCGATCTTCGCCGGGCCGCCGGCGATAGTCGATGCGATTCCCGGGTTGAGCAGAACCGAAAGCGATGCTTTGGACGGTTGGCTATCTGATCTGAATGTTGTGGGTTTGTCGGCGGTAGATACCACTAGTGCATGGTGCGGGGGATGAAGAGGCCGTACCCGAAACCCACTCCCGCCTTATACGTCGGGGACGCGCCCTCTGGGGAGACTGATCCAGCGAACCTCCCGTCCTTGAACTCGGCGCCGGGCCGCCTCGACTCAGTTCCGTGTGCTCTGTGCGGAAAGGCTACGTCCACAATCAATGCCACATGAGTGTCCACATTGCTTGCGGGCCTGATCGGGATGGAGACCCTTGGCCTTCGGAGGAGCGAGTCCGGGTCGATTCCTCCGCTGCGGCCTTCGTCGTGTGCTGGAAGATTCACGGACCACGCACTAGTTCGTATGGCGACCGGGCTAATGGCCCGAGATTCTCTTTAGGTTCCGGCAATTCCGCGCCGAAAACATTGGTGTGAGCCGTACCACGCTTCCGAGTTCCGGTTGGGCCTTCCCGGGTCCTGACAGTGCACGGCACCCCGGCTGGCGCAACCTGCCCGCCGGCCGGGTCTTCCTCGAGCGCCTCCGGAAAGTCGGGCTGGCTCTGCTGGCGTTTCTGATGGTCGTGCTCGGTCTGCCGTTGTTGGACGCTACGGCCGAAACCCCGGGACTCGAGGTTCAACTGACGGCGGATCCGCAAGGCGCACTGAGCGGCGGTGACTCGATCTCCTACACGTACTCGGTCTTCAACGGCACCGGCGCCTTGCTTCCGGACCTCAGCGTGGAGGCAGCACTGGCTCCCGGTCTCAGTCCAATGTCAACCGAAACTCCGATCATCGTCCGGGCGTTTGGGCTCTCAGCCGTGGACGACTTCACGTCGAGCAGTTTCGATGGTTCAACCGGCAGCCATGGCTGGACAGGGTCCTGGATCGAACAGCCGGAGACGGATGGACCGGATTCCGGCGATGTCCGGGTCGGCAACTTCGACAACATCGCGGTGGCTCAACTGTCGGGCAACGGCTCGCAGCTCAGCCGCACCGTCGACCTCACCGGATTCCCGGTCGCCTATCTGACCTACCGAATCAAACGAGTTGATCTTCCAGATGGTGCCGCGGTGACCGTGGCCGTCTCAGATCCGGTGACCGGCACACCGGTACCGGTGGATCAGCTGACCGGGTCGGGGAATGGGCTAACGGATCCCGACTTCGAGACCATGACCGTCGATATCACCGAAATGGTCGGACCGGCCACCGAAGTCATCTTTCGCGTCGATGACGTCGATGTCCGCCACGAAGGCGGTCTGATCGTTGACTCGGTAGCGATCGATGCCAATCCTCCCGCTCCGGTCTTCGGTGAGGTGCCCGCTCTGGCGGGCGGTCTGACCCTGCTTCCAGGGGACACACTCGTCGGTTCTTTCTCCGCTCGACTCGATGGAACGGCTGATGTGAAAGCGATCGAGACGGGCCTGACCGTCACCGGCCCAGACGATGTCTTCGGTCGAGCCACTGCTTCCAATCCCACACCGCATAACGACGACTCTTCCACCGACCCTGTTGCTTCCCCTACTACATCCACAACACCCGTCACCGGTGCAGCCGGACCGACCATGTCGGCTGCCGAGTGGCAAGCTGCACTTCAGAACAACTCGCCCGACCAGCCTCTCACATTCGAACAGAACTCCGGTCAAGCCGACCCGAACCTCGATTTCGTGGCGATGGGCCGGGGCTATGCCGTCACCCTTGCCGGCGCTGAGGCAGTGCTGACTCTCGGCAGCGGCAACTCTTCCAACGAGGTGCGGATGGCCTTCGTCGGCGCTGCACCGGATCCTTCACCGGTTGGATTCAACGCCACCGGCCCTGGCAAGTACGCCGCAGTCACCTACACCGATGTCTATCCCGGAATCGACGTCACCTACTCAGCGGCGGGGCGTGAGCTTCGATACGACCTCACGGTCCAGCCCAACAGCAACCCAAACCAGATCGCACTCACGTTCTCGGGCGCCAACGAACTGAGAATCCAGGAAGACGGGTCGCTGCTCATCGACCGACGAATCGGCCGTGATCTGCACGCGACCGCCCCCCACACCTACCAGATCGTCAACGGACGCCAGATCACCATCGAAAGCAGCTACCTGCAAAGAAGCGACGGAGCCATTGCCTTCGTAGTCGGCGACTACGACCGCACACTCCCGCTCATCATCGATCCGACCTTCAAGTCGGTGGCCACCGGCGGAGGTTTGATTCCGAGCGGGACAAACATCAATCTTCCGGTCCCGGCCGGTGTCGTGGCGGGCGACCTGCTAATTGCCCAGGTCGCCTACAGCGCAAACAGCACCGGTTCGATCACCCCGCCGGCGGGTTGGAACCTGATCCATCTGCTGAAACACCCGACCTCAGGAATCATGCAGGGCCTGTATTGGCGTGAAGCAACGGCAAGCGAGCCTGCGCAGTATGGCTTCTTGCTCGTGAGTGGGGCGACGGACGCGGCTTCAGGCGCCATCGGCGCCTACAGCGGTGTGAACATGGCAAGTCCGATCGACGCCTTTGGGGGTCAAGTCAATGGATTAACCACCAGCCTCGTCGCTCCGTCCATTACGACCACTCAGCCTGGAACCACTCTGATCGCGTTCTTTGCCGTCAGAGACGATGGGGCAATAACCCCACCGGTGGGTATGAACGAACGGTGGGATATTGCCAGCGGCGGAGGTGGTTCCCCGTTCGCGGAAACCGTGGCCGAAGCAGCCGATGAGGTTCTCGCGGTGGCCGGGGTGACCGGCACCCGGACGGCAACGGCGGAAGCCAGCGACGGCAGCGTCGGTCACCTCGTGGCACTCGCTCCGGCACCTGCCGCCTCGAGCACGTATTTGGATGAGTTCAACTCGGTTTCGTTTGGGGGGAGCGACGGGACTTTGGATTGGACGCCGAACCCGTGGTCCGAAGTTGGTGAGTGGGACGGGGCGGGTCTCGGGTTCGTGCGAGTGAGCAGCCTGTGGCCGGTGGTGGCGGGAAATGCGCTGTCCATGGATTTGGGAGCTATTCGCAGTGTATTCCGCCAGGCCGATCTGAGCGGGGCCACCTCGGCCACCCTCACCTTCTCCTACGAGCAGAACAACACCTTTGGTACCGACCCAGTGGTCGTGTTGGAGGTTTCGGGCAACGGTGGGGGATCTTGGAGTGCTCTGCAGTCCTACACGGTCAACATCGATATCAACTCACCGGTATCGCAGTCGTTCGATATATCCGCCTACGCGGCAGCCGATACCCAGATCAGGTTCCGGAACACCATCGCGAGTAGCGGCCACGACTTCTACCTCGACGACGTCCAGATCGAAGCCACCTTCGCGGCCAACAACCCGCCGGTGGCGGTCGATGATGCGGATGGCACCCTTGCGGACGCTGCAGTAGTGGTCGATGTGCTCGCCAACGATTCAGATCCCGACTCCGACCCGCTCACGGTCGATTCGGTCACCCAGGGGGCGAACGGCACGGTGGTCAACAACGGCACCAACGTCACCTACACCCCCAACGCTTCCTGGACCGGGATCGACACGTTCACCTACACCGTCTCCGACGGCAACGGGGGGTTGGACACCGCAACCGTTACGGTGACCGTCTCGGGTCCGGGACTGTTCGTTGTCAACTCCACGGGTGATGCCGGGGATGCTTTTGCGGGAAACGGGGTTTGTGATACCGGTGGTATCAACAGCCAGGGGGCGACGGAGTGCACGCTACGGGCTGCGATCGAAGAAGCCAATGCCTTCGGAGCGATGGACACGATCGAGTTCAACATTCCGGTCACGGAGTCGGGGTATTCGGCCGTACCGCTGGCGTTTACGCTGACCCCGAATTCTCCATATCCGAGCATCTCAGACCCGGCGACACTAGACGCCACCAC
This Acidimicrobiia bacterium DNA region includes the following protein-coding sequences:
- a CDS encoding SAM-dependent methyltransferase, which codes for MRLKEILLAQIAGSGPLPFEDFQRAALYHPEHGFFSKGELRSTKAGDFLTSPEVSPLFGETLAAFVEMERQRLSSPGASAGGGGSLRSSETEGEADRFHLIEVGAGSGSLLRSLLASLSFEPEVWAIEASPAAREVLTNLSSSPGYQAPGAEARAGSVSLHVLSSIEELPGHLSGVILANELIDNLPVAIAVRTEDGWRERWVGADNDELVLVDAGARPEVVEWCDRFAGPCPVDGFVEVQLEAARWFETALAKLDRGALVLIDYGDTAENLEPRRTEGTLRTYRAHHLGPHPLDQPGATDVTVDVNFTALEVIGKEYGAEVEYHRQDDFLASLGLRERLSRLRRAELTLAASGDPMERLKIRSIKNEVETLLHPRGLGDFRVLVVRVG
- a CDS encoding ParA family protein, with product MGNVIAFANGKGGVGKTSFTANFAALAALSGWRVLAVDLDPQGNLGADLGYEQTDAGDDGRELMEAFMNGRAPRPMPAVREGLDVLAGGSRLDGLVEVLVRAPISDRLHLVGNPLRAISDRYDLVVIDSPPTGGVVLQAILAATSFVVVPTRRDLASMQGLTRVAREFATVRSSVNPDLRLLGVLLFDFAAQDTRLVAEVRTMLEERLSRIAPVFGGYVREARRASTEMRRLGMLAHEYEEASKAPGGARLQGSVSGLADDYRRLTAEILSAYVARTAPPAADPWSAV
- a CDS encoding HAMP domain-containing sensor histidine kinase encodes the protein MNRAIRTPSLRRSGSRPPKSRRDRPLLITIGAGLILLLVVGVVFSAAWGSQRITKAAAALHNADETLRSATVARAQLALAVHMAAVDREFGTNSLDARNVSLSEVLAALSDMNSGFDDLETAEDVLLPSAARASVEAFNAAAGKIHDLLDSGESVQGQLAAEESLDQTFQSLMGALVQVRNDLFAEIEASDDLLVTVGDVSRFLVAFLIPAAIILIYQRLASRARGQAELEARLDAERRLSQAREEFIANASHELRTPLTGIHGLAMLLEDDPVVQSSEVASEFVRMIVSESADLGRMVEDLLTTARLDAGALTYSFSDVDVPEEVREVIEPMRRSKLEATIHCAPGVIRADHLRFRQILRNLLSNARKYGGPKIWVEGSVVGRTYQLVVADNGVGLPKELEDKVFQRFIHQNAQTAVKDSVGLGLSIVRALADGMSGSVEYERRDGETRFIVAMPLADVDATGSPFDEFLPEVTRR